One genomic window of Gracilinema caldarium DSM 7334 includes the following:
- a CDS encoding tetratricopeptide repeat protein, translating to MKKLYFFTFGIVCIVFTSCSSAPKTPPQSLSIRNEAGRLVLLGAKSLREGYTEAAKEYYTEAYRLYTLVDEPEGRIRALDGLGRVSGVGFDAWQKAQELAFDSGIDEMIALAGLLEAEKLLLSGDAESIEQARNMLVKAIEILNSRQSDKARALRLYGSVLKQLQHYSEALQVLKSAIDIDKKNKSFIELASDYYLMASIYSKQNDYLSAIQYLVQAIEYDRRAENGSGLGSDYLALGTVYEKMGNMDKAKLHYKKALDIFTAGRFSEKINEVQNRIDILQ from the coding sequence ATGAAAAAACTTTATTTCTTCACGTTTGGAATAGTCTGCATAGTATTTACAAGTTGTTCATCTGCCCCAAAAACACCACCCCAGTCGTTGTCTATTCGAAATGAAGCTGGTCGCCTGGTCTTGTTAGGGGCAAAATCTTTGCGAGAAGGGTATACTGAAGCTGCAAAGGAGTATTATACTGAGGCTTATAGGTTATATACTTTGGTTGATGAACCTGAAGGCCGAATTCGTGCTTTAGATGGGCTTGGTCGAGTTTCTGGGGTTGGCTTTGATGCATGGCAAAAGGCTCAGGAACTAGCTTTTGATTCTGGTATTGATGAAATGATTGCTCTGGCTGGATTATTAGAAGCAGAGAAATTATTACTATCTGGAGACGCAGAGTCTATTGAACAAGCTCGGAATATGCTTGTCAAGGCTATTGAAATTTTGAATAGCCGTCAAAGTGATAAGGCCCGAGCGCTACGTTTATATGGCAGTGTTTTAAAACAACTTCAACACTATTCTGAAGCCTTACAGGTATTAAAATCAGCCATTGATATAGACAAAAAAAATAAATCATTTATTGAATTAGCTTCTGATTATTATCTAATGGCTTCGATTTATTCAAAGCAAAACGATTATCTTTCGGCAATACAATATCTAGTACAGGCAATAGAGTATGATCGTAGAGCAGAGAATGGTAGTGGTTTAGGCAGTGATTATCTCGCTTTAGGCACCGTATATGAAAAAATGGGAAATATGGATAAAGCAAAATTACATTATAAAAAAGCTTTAGACATCTTCACTGCAGGCCGTTTTTCTGAGAAAATAAATGAGGTACAGAATAGAATTGATATATTGCAATAG
- a CDS encoding MlaD family protein: MKFRIKYADQIVGTFVLLALVLLAVIFILMGGKQRWFAKDYVYQSRFNSSAGVSAGTGIFYKGFQIGRIQKVILNRDNMVDTTFVIYDTYIDKVTENSLLELVISPIGLGNQLLFHPGKSSVHLPEKSFIPSYDLPEGRSLVEQDLVDRPPKDDTISRLLSNINPLIENINDTVVQLKKTLMILNGAVAGSGTGPVAEAVRDAADSVQQLERLLGQTNDAVSVLVPRVSGIMTQVETSLPSVLGSVSTITGNLAQTSEAFKDPTGLVPRLLDPKGSLKTLLDDGNRLFNHIDESLAQVEQSMKNLEGATATLSAQMPRIAATIDDVRNAIVSAQDVLEGLKNNPLLRGGIPERIDPKSAPTGLRNNDF, encoded by the coding sequence ATGAAATTCCGAATTAAATATGCTGACCAGATTGTAGGAACTTTTGTTTTGCTTGCTTTAGTTCTGCTTGCGGTAATTTTTATTTTGATGGGCGGTAAACAGCGATGGTTCGCAAAGGATTATGTCTATCAATCCCGATTTAATTCCAGTGCTGGTGTGTCCGCAGGAACAGGTATTTTTTATAAGGGATTTCAAATCGGGCGTATTCAAAAGGTTATTTTAAATCGTGACAACATGGTTGATACGACTTTTGTTATATATGACACCTATATTGATAAAGTAACAGAAAACTCGTTATTAGAGCTTGTTATAAGTCCTATAGGATTGGGAAATCAGCTCTTATTTCATCCAGGAAAGTCATCGGTTCATCTTCCAGAAAAATCTTTTATTCCTTCCTATGATTTACCCGAAGGGAGGAGTCTTGTTGAGCAGGATTTAGTTGATCGTCCGCCAAAGGATGATACCATTTCCCGCTTGCTCTCGAATATTAATCCCTTAATAGAAAATATAAATGACACGGTGGTACAATTAAAGAAAACCTTGATGATCTTAAATGGTGCAGTAGCTGGATCTGGAACGGGGCCAGTTGCTGAGGCAGTGAGAGATGCAGCAGATTCGGTTCAGCAGCTGGAACGGCTTTTAGGGCAAACAAACGACGCAGTTTCAGTACTGGTACCTCGGGTATCTGGTATCATGACACAAGTTGAGACAAGTCTGCCCTCAGTTTTAGGATCTGTATCTACAATTACTGGTAATCTTGCACAGACTAGCGAGGCTTTCAAAGATCCGACAGGATTAGTCCCGCGATTACTAGATCCCAAGGGCTCATTAAAAACACTCCTTGATGATGGGAATCGGCTCTTTAATCATATCGATGAGTCTCTCGCACAGGTAGAGCAGTCGATGAAAAACCTTGAGGGAGCTACAGCAACCTTATCAGCACAAATGCCTCGAATAGCAGCAACGATTGATGATGTTCGCAATGCTATAGTATCGGCTCAAGATGTTTTGGAAGGGTTAAAAAACAATCCCTTACTAAGGGGTGGTATACCCGAACGTATAGATCCTAAATCTGCGCCTACTGGGCTTAGAAATAATGATTTTTAG
- a CDS encoding ABC transporter ATP-binding protein produces the protein MKNLFTVDHVSVRIAEYEILHDISIELYEGLATCIVGKAGSGKSTLLKTVAGLMLPYAGSVFFRGKNIHAMNKREELKFRSVCSFAFQDAALWANQTIYNNLALPLAIHKPHLNKSETDATVKRVIQRVGYLEGLGFRPADLSMGEQKLISIARSLICEPEVLLLDEPTASLDHEAVDRLIQVLTEEKKAGKTIIMVTHDANLIARIADYICVVANGTLATQGSAEKIAPLLGGDLIRKIRENKIQEITLEDPRR, from the coding sequence ATGAAAAATCTCTTTACTGTGGACCATGTGAGTGTCCGAATTGCAGAATATGAAATACTTCATGATATTTCTATAGAGCTATATGAAGGATTAGCTACCTGTATTGTCGGAAAAGCTGGTTCAGGGAAAAGTACCCTATTAAAAACAGTTGCAGGGCTTATGCTTCCGTATGCAGGCTCTGTGTTTTTCAGGGGAAAGAACATTCATGCTATGAATAAACGGGAAGAACTGAAGTTTAGATCAGTCTGTTCTTTTGCATTTCAGGATGCTGCGCTCTGGGCTAATCAGACTATTTACAATAATCTCGCTCTCCCTTTGGCAATTCATAAACCACATCTCAATAAATCTGAAACTGATGCTACTGTGAAACGAGTCATTCAACGGGTCGGATATCTTGAAGGGCTCGGATTCAGGCCCGCAGATCTTTCGATGGGTGAACAAAAATTGATATCGATTGCCCGTAGTTTGATCTGTGAGCCCGAGGTCTTATTGCTCGATGAACCCACAGCTTCCCTCGATCATGAAGCAGTAGATCGTTTAATCCAGGTTTTAACGGAAGAAAAAAAGGCTGGGAAAACGATAATTATGGTTACCCATGATGCAAATCTTATAGCTCGTATTGCAGATTATATTTGTGTAGTAGCAAATGGAACTCTCGCAACACAAGGATCTGCAGAAAAAATAGCCCCGCTCTTAGGCGGAGACTTAATCAGAAAAATTCGTGAGAACAAAATTCAGGAAATTACATTGGAAGATCCTAGGCGATAG
- a CDS encoding ABC transporter permease, with amino-acid sequence MKVISTIGQTVIKKTLDYIYAVGFFGRIIKEATFFFKRRQVALKVLIMQILFTGVEALSISTILAIGIGAIINIIGVSVLPQFGQGKLMYVLLIAIITRELGPLLTAFIITARSGTAIATELGGMVVSHEIEAYIAVGIDPISYLAVPRFLGVTISSFFLNIYFNIFGLLGSYIVLSLVAPLPFNEYFNGLMNALRLVDMGSGLFKSIVFGALISTVAVYQGFSVMRASTEIPQAGIRAVGQSLVLLVVADAIITVLSYLI; translated from the coding sequence GTGAAAGTAATCTCGACAATTGGTCAGACAGTTATTAAAAAAACTCTTGATTATATCTACGCCGTTGGTTTCTTTGGACGTATTATCAAGGAGGCTACATTTTTTTTTAAACGTCGGCAAGTGGCTTTAAAGGTTTTAATAATGCAAATTCTCTTCACCGGAGTCGAAGCTTTAAGTATTTCCACGATACTCGCTATAGGTATTGGGGCGATTATCAATATTATTGGTGTTTCTGTATTGCCTCAATTTGGGCAGGGTAAGCTCATGTATGTTCTTTTAATCGCCATTATTACCCGCGAATTGGGCCCTCTTTTAACAGCTTTTATCATAACCGCTCGGTCTGGTACGGCTATAGCAACTGAGTTAGGTGGAATGGTTGTATCCCACGAGATCGAAGCATATATTGCTGTGGGGATTGATCCTATTTCATACTTAGCAGTACCCCGGTTCCTGGGTGTTACCATCTCTTCATTTTTTCTAAATATTTATTTTAATATATTTGGTCTTTTAGGTTCCTATATTGTGCTTAGTCTTGTGGCACCGTTACCATTTAATGAATATTTTAATGGCCTTATGAATGCTTTGCGCCTCGTAGATATGGGAAGCGGATTATTTAAAAGTATTGTGTTTGGCGCTTTGATTTCTACAGTGGCGGTGTATCAGGGATTTTCAGTAATGCGGGCATCAACTGAAATTCCGCAGGCAGGTATTCGAGCAGTCGGTCAATCTCTGGTGCTGCTCGTTGTAGCTGATGCTATTATTACCGTATTATCATATCTTATATGA
- a CDS encoding GerMN domain-containing protein, producing MTAKRTKKKKNNAPLGCLAGIIFVILLSGLLLLNKTIIEKNLKNTGFFEKILPKTTEYNKDREAPQEKPSPPSGTTEKPIDSKQTQPQTTPTTPQAAPSRPQETIPKIETKPDTSTKQITQPEKTPQVAPKDRSKTVIPAGDPKETPPPTKERALYFMQITEDGSLIRTKVSRSIVVSDSPLVDVIQSLLSGPLDIEKKRGLISVIPSGSRLLSAQVKDGIAYLDFNDTFQFNTFGKEGYTAQLKQVVWTATEFPTVQGVQILIEGKRLTYLGGEGIRVDRPLTRTSF from the coding sequence GTGACAGCAAAACGAACAAAAAAGAAAAAAAACAATGCTCCCCTGGGATGTTTAGCAGGAATCATATTTGTGATTTTACTCAGCGGCCTCTTACTTTTAAATAAAACAATTATAGAAAAAAATCTAAAAAATACTGGATTTTTCGAGAAAATTTTGCCTAAAACAACAGAATACAATAAAGATCGAGAAGCACCCCAAGAAAAACCATCCCCTCCTTCCGGTACAACTGAAAAACCGATTGACTCAAAGCAAACTCAACCACAAACGACGCCAACTACCCCTCAAGCAGCCCCTTCAAGACCTCAAGAAACGATACCTAAAATAGAAACCAAACCAGATACATCAACAAAACAGATTACACAACCAGAAAAAACACCACAGGTTGCACCAAAAGATCGGTCCAAAACAGTTATACCAGCTGGAGATCCAAAGGAAACACCGCCACCAACCAAAGAACGGGCCCTTTATTTTATGCAGATAACCGAAGATGGATCCCTTATACGGACCAAAGTAAGCCGTTCGATCGTAGTTTCCGATTCCCCCCTTGTTGATGTTATCCAATCATTGTTATCTGGGCCCTTAGATATAGAAAAAAAGCGAGGACTCATATCGGTTATTCCCTCAGGAAGCCGACTACTTTCTGCTCAGGTTAAAGATGGTATTGCCTACTTAGATTTTAATGATACCTTTCAATTTAATACCTTTGGAAAGGAAGGTTATACTGCCCAATTAAAACAAGTTGTTTGGACAGCAACCGAATTTCCTACCGTACAGGGTGTTCAGATTCTTATTGAAGGGAAACGCCTCACTTACCTAGGTGGAGAAGGGATTCGTGTAGATAGGCCACTAACCAGAACATCCTTTTAA
- a CDS encoding TIGR00282 family metallophosphoesterase, translating to MPDSQIKTARLLMIGDVVGDAGIEVIQRYLGSLITNYTADFVVVNGENAAGGFGLTETTLQALLKAGADLVTSGNHIWEKRDFWPILETNPFVLRPGNYPGTLPGKGYIVLEKAGVHWCVINLQGREFMTAIDCPFRTLDRYLAGLEPSRKYLTVIDFHAESPQEKEALALYVDGRVGVIAGTHTHVQTADQRILPKGTAYITDLGMTGVEESIIGMDKAICLERNRTQIPLKMELAKGSAIIHGIIVELDIESGLARSIERLRYPC from the coding sequence ATGCCCGATAGTCAAATTAAAACAGCCCGACTCCTTATGATCGGGGATGTGGTTGGGGATGCCGGGATAGAAGTTATACAACGCTATCTCGGTTCTCTGATTACGAACTATACTGCCGATTTTGTTGTAGTAAATGGAGAAAATGCTGCAGGTGGGTTTGGTCTCACTGAAACTACCTTGCAGGCTTTGCTTAAAGCTGGCGCCGATCTGGTTACTTCCGGAAACCATATCTGGGAAAAACGGGATTTCTGGCCAATACTTGAAACCAATCCCTTTGTGCTCAGACCTGGCAATTATCCTGGCACGCTTCCTGGCAAAGGTTACATAGTCCTTGAAAAGGCAGGTGTACATTGGTGTGTTATAAATCTTCAAGGCCGGGAATTTATGACTGCCATCGATTGCCCATTTAGAACATTAGATCGCTATTTAGCGGGTCTTGAGCCCTCAAGAAAATACCTTACGGTCATCGATTTCCATGCTGAATCCCCTCAGGAGAAGGAAGCCCTTGCTCTCTATGTTGATGGGAGGGTAGGGGTTATCGCAGGAACCCATACCCACGTACAAACGGCGGATCAACGTATTTTGCCGAAAGGCACTGCATATATAACTGATCTGGGTATGACCGGGGTAGAGGAAAGCATTATCGGTATGGATAAAGCTATCTGTCTAGAACGAAATAGGACTCAGATACCTCTTAAAATGGAACTCGCCAAAGGTTCGGCGATTATCCATGGTATCATCGTTGAACTTGATATCGAGTCCGGTCTTGCACGATCGATTGAGCGTCTTAGGTATCCTTGTTAA
- the rny gene encoding ribonuclease Y, protein MGLYIILPLAGLTLGWTIRWLYARFQLTASEQRAERIKQDAIKEAEAKKKEILLEAKEQLIRERNQQERETRERRVELQRYERRVMQKEEVIDKKIAQIEKTELGLAERDKFLQEREKALEAQEERYKAELERISGLSREEAKAIIIQSLENEAKHDAQSLLNKIEQEANLAAEKKARDILITTIQRLATEVTGEVTVTTVSLPNDEMKGRIIGREGRNIRTLETLTGVDVIIDDTPEAVVISCFDPVRREIAKVALERLITDGRIHPARIEEVVQKVSREISQKIFEEGEKVLFDLGLHNMNQEAIKTLGRLYFRTSYGQNVLYHSKEVAIIAGMLAAEIGANREIAKRGALLHDIGKGVESDSDLNHAEIGMDIARKLGEDPRVINAIGSHHNDVEPSCIESVIVQIADAISAARPGARRETLDNYIKRLENLENIAESFSGVDKAYAIQAGRELRILVNHEAVNDEQSKELAKQIAKKIETDLQYPGRIKVTIIRETRIVEYAR, encoded by the coding sequence ATGGGATTATATATAATCCTCCCTCTTGCCGGGTTAACCTTAGGCTGGACCATTAGATGGCTGTATGCCAGATTCCAACTTACGGCGTCGGAGCAACGCGCTGAACGCATTAAACAGGATGCGATAAAAGAAGCTGAAGCAAAGAAGAAGGAGATCCTTCTTGAAGCAAAAGAACAACTTATTCGCGAACGGAACCAGCAGGAGAGGGAGACTCGGGAACGCAGGGTAGAACTGCAGCGATACGAACGTCGTGTCATGCAGAAAGAAGAGGTAATCGATAAAAAGATTGCCCAGATAGAGAAGACTGAACTGGGGCTTGCAGAACGAGATAAATTCCTACAAGAACGGGAAAAAGCTCTCGAAGCTCAGGAAGAACGGTATAAGGCAGAATTAGAACGTATTTCTGGTCTTTCCCGGGAAGAAGCAAAGGCAATCATAATTCAAAGTTTGGAGAATGAAGCCAAGCATGATGCCCAGTCACTGTTAAACAAGATTGAACAAGAAGCGAATCTTGCCGCGGAAAAAAAAGCCCGGGATATTCTTATTACGACAATTCAACGGCTTGCTACAGAAGTTACCGGAGAAGTTACGGTTACCACCGTGTCTCTGCCGAATGACGAAATGAAGGGCCGGATTATTGGCCGGGAAGGACGGAATATCCGTACGCTGGAAACCCTTACGGGAGTGGACGTTATAATTGATGATACTCCTGAAGCGGTGGTCATTTCCTGTTTCGATCCGGTTCGGCGGGAAATCGCAAAGGTAGCTCTGGAACGGCTAATCACTGATGGCCGGATTCATCCAGCGCGGATTGAAGAAGTGGTACAGAAGGTTTCCCGGGAAATATCCCAGAAAATATTTGAAGAGGGCGAAAAGGTGCTCTTTGATCTTGGCTTGCACAATATGAACCAAGAGGCCATAAAAACCCTGGGTCGGCTTTATTTCCGCACCAGTTATGGCCAGAATGTGTTATATCATTCGAAAGAAGTAGCAATCATTGCTGGTATGCTGGCAGCAGAAATCGGTGCAAACCGTGAAATTGCAAAACGGGGTGCCCTTTTACACGATATTGGGAAGGGTGTCGAATCCGATTCAGATTTAAACCATGCTGAAATTGGTATGGATATTGCCAGGAAGTTAGGCGAAGATCCGCGGGTTATCAATGCTATTGGCAGTCACCATAATGATGTGGAGCCTTCTTGTATTGAGTCGGTTATTGTTCAGATTGCCGATGCTATTTCAGCAGCTCGGCCTGGAGCCCGGCGGGAAACCCTGGATAATTACATTAAACGGCTCGAAAATCTGGAGAACATTGCAGAAAGCTTCTCTGGAGTTGATAAGGCTTATGCAATACAGGCTGGCCGGGAATTACGGATTTTAGTTAACCATGAAGCAGTTAATGATGAACAGTCCAAGGAACTGGCCAAGCAGATTGCGAAAAAAATCGAAACCGATTTACAGTATCCTGGGCGTATCAAGGTAACGATTATCCGAGAAACCCGTATCGTTGAGTATGCCCGATAG
- the lptB gene encoding LPS export ABC transporter ATP-binding protein, which produces MEVLPSHDLIVQNLHKRFGRKEVVRGVNFTMKNGEVVGLLGPNGAGKTTVFYIIVGFYRPNAGVVLLNDQDITHKLMYQRSRAGIAYLPQESSIFRKLTVEENIWAILESRKNLTKGEKKQIVEELLEDFGIARLRKQPGYTLSGGERRRTEIARALATDPKFLLLDEPFAGIDPIAVYEIKLIIRQLAFKGIGVLITDHNVRDTLEITSHAYIINEGTIVAQGDRDAILQDELARKVYLGTEFRM; this is translated from the coding sequence ATGGAAGTTCTACCCAGCCATGATTTAATTGTCCAGAACTTACACAAACGATTTGGCCGAAAGGAAGTGGTCCGTGGTGTCAATTTTACCATGAAAAACGGAGAAGTCGTGGGCTTGCTTGGTCCCAATGGAGCAGGGAAAACCACAGTATTTTATATAATTGTTGGTTTTTACCGGCCAAATGCTGGTGTTGTATTGTTGAATGATCAGGATATTACCCATAAACTCATGTATCAACGGTCCCGGGCTGGAATTGCCTATCTACCTCAGGAATCATCCATATTCAGAAAACTTACTGTGGAGGAGAATATTTGGGCAATTCTTGAGAGCCGGAAAAACTTGACCAAAGGTGAAAAAAAACAAATAGTTGAAGAACTTCTCGAGGATTTTGGTATTGCCCGATTACGTAAACAACCTGGGTATACTCTTTCTGGGGGGGAGCGCCGCCGGACCGAAATTGCTCGGGCTCTTGCAACGGATCCTAAATTTTTACTGCTTGATGAGCCCTTTGCCGGCATAGATCCTATTGCGGTCTATGAAATTAAACTGATTATCCGTCAGCTTGCGTTTAAAGGTATCGGGGTATTGATTACAGATCATAACGTCCGGGATACGTTGGAAATTACTAGTCATGCCTATATTATCAATGAAGGAACGATTGTAGCTCAGGGTGATCGGGACGCTATTTTGCAGGATGAACTAGCCCGAAAAGTATATCTTGGTACAGAATTTCGGATGTAA
- the lptC gene encoding LPS export ABC transporter periplasmic protein LptC has protein sequence MDSQNTILSSFIFSYLHFLVVFILIGIECIFLSCSFDYGTSSEPEQEKPDLVMKDVDYVRVSDGKISLHMQADQINRYESKKLLQVQNISFEQYSKNSVGPDAVGSAGFAQFWTATSDAAFSGGVQIYINSENLSIEAKSLQWNHNSKKLLGPLDDQVLLKKSDGSILVGKNFSADGRSRSWQFTGPVSGTYQEDTDE, from the coding sequence ATGGACAGCCAGAATACAATACTAAGCAGTTTTATATTTTCTTATTTACACTTCCTGGTTGTATTTATATTGATTGGAATAGAATGTATTTTTCTTTCATGTTCTTTTGATTATGGTACAAGTTCTGAGCCGGAACAGGAAAAACCCGATTTAGTTATGAAGGATGTAGACTATGTGCGGGTAAGCGATGGAAAAATATCGCTCCATATGCAGGCAGACCAGATAAATCGGTATGAATCTAAAAAGCTATTGCAAGTGCAGAATATCTCTTTTGAACAATACTCAAAGAATTCAGTGGGACCTGATGCTGTAGGATCTGCTGGTTTTGCTCAGTTTTGGACTGCAACATCCGATGCGGCTTTTTCAGGAGGTGTTCAAATATATATTAATTCGGAAAATCTCTCTATAGAGGCTAAATCACTTCAATGGAATCATAACTCAAAAAAATTATTAGGACCATTGGATGACCAGGTCCTTCTTAAAAAGTCCGATGGTAGTATTCTGGTCGGAAAAAACTTCAGTGCCGACGGCCGAAGCCGATCCTGGCAGTTTACAGGACCTGTTTCTGGAACCTACCAGGAGGATACTGACGAGTGA
- a CDS encoding CTP synthase, translating to MNKYIFVTGGVCSSLGKGIAASSLGALLECRGFNIRMIKCDPYINVDAGTMSPYQHGEVYVTDDGAETDLDLGNYARFTSSPLSRANSITTGQVYDAVIRKEREGRYLGRTVQVIPHITDEIKGRILAVGKEPDVDVVIVEIGGTVGDIESIPFLEAARQLIHEMGKTNALSVHLTLLPEVAGGELKTKPTQHSVKAMQEQGIQPDVLICRAPVLLDEATRRKIALFTNVETEAVFTSYDVNTTIYEIPLVFYEQKLDQVILKKLNVESRHADLTPWKTMMDQFNARKGSVRIGIVGKYMDLHDAYKSVYEALFHAGLSCGTAVELVKIDSSRLEGDADPDQILGKDLSGGPLDGILVPGGFGQRGINGMVKAAKWARTHGVPYFGICLGMQIMVIEWARNVLGWADADSTEFNQETKHPVVSLLEEQIDVKNYGGTMRLGRSETVAVDGSKLLAAYGESHIFERHRHRYEFANVYRKEMVESGLKLGGFTPDGSLVECVEWPEHPWGVGVQFHPEFTSKPIKPQPLFRDFVAAAQQFKERVQR from the coding sequence ATGAACAAGTATATTTTTGTCACTGGCGGTGTATGCTCAAGCCTTGGGAAAGGTATAGCCGCATCTTCTCTGGGCGCCCTTCTTGAGTGTAGGGGTTTTAATATCCGGATGATCAAATGTGATCCCTATATAAATGTTGATGCAGGAACTATGAGCCCTTACCAGCACGGCGAGGTCTATGTAACCGATGATGGGGCTGAAACAGACCTGGATCTTGGTAATTACGCCCGGTTCACCTCCAGCCCACTTTCCCGAGCTAATTCTATTACAACAGGCCAGGTTTATGATGCAGTTATCCGCAAGGAGCGGGAAGGCCGCTATCTGGGCCGGACGGTGCAGGTTATTCCCCATATAACCGATGAAATTAAGGGCAGAATCCTTGCGGTTGGCAAAGAACCGGATGTAGATGTGGTTATTGTAGAGATTGGCGGTACTGTCGGTGATATCGAGTCTATCCCGTTTCTTGAAGCGGCTCGGCAGCTTATTCATGAAATGGGAAAGACCAATGCCCTCTCAGTACATTTAACCCTGCTCCCCGAAGTTGCGGGAGGGGAACTTAAGACAAAACCGACCCAACATTCGGTTAAGGCTATGCAGGAACAGGGAATACAGCCCGATGTGCTTATCTGCCGGGCCCCGGTACTGCTTGATGAAGCAACACGGCGAAAGATCGCTCTTTTTACCAACGTAGAAACAGAAGCCGTATTTACCTCTTATGATGTAAATACCACGATTTATGAAATACCCCTTGTATTCTATGAGCAGAAACTGGATCAGGTGATACTAAAGAAACTCAACGTAGAAAGCCGTCATGCAGACCTTACTCCCTGGAAGACCATGATGGACCAGTTTAATGCCAGAAAGGGTTCAGTCCGGATAGGTATCGTTGGTAAATATATGGACCTGCACGATGCCTATAAATCGGTCTATGAAGCTCTTTTTCATGCGGGCCTTTCCTGCGGGACCGCAGTGGAGCTTGTAAAGATTGATTCTTCCCGTCTTGAGGGAGATGCAGATCCAGACCAGATTCTGGGTAAAGATCTGTCTGGTGGTCCGCTGGATGGTATCCTGGTTCCTGGCGGTTTTGGTCAGCGGGGTATCAATGGTATGGTAAAAGCTGCTAAATGGGCCCGGACCCATGGGGTACCCTACTTTGGTATCTGTCTTGGCATGCAAATTATGGTGATTGAATGGGCCCGAAATGTGCTCGGCTGGGCTGATGCGGATTCTACCGAATTTAATCAGGAAACAAAGCATCCTGTGGTCAGCCTTCTGGAAGAACAGATTGATGTTAAAAATTATGGGGGTACGATGCGTCTTGGCCGCAGTGAAACCGTTGCGGTAGATGGTTCAAAACTATTGGCCGCCTATGGAGAATCCCATATTTTTGAGCGGCATCGGCATCGGTATGAGTTTGCCAATGTTTACCGTAAAGAAATGGTCGAATCAGGACTTAAACTCGGCGGTTTTACACCCGACGGCAGCCTTGTCGAGTGTGTCGAGTGGCCAGAGCATCCCTGGGGTGTCGGTGTCCAGTTCCATCCAGAGTTTACTTCTAAGCCAATAAAGCCCCAACCCTTGTTCCGGGATTTTGTTGCTGCTGCACAACAATTTAAGGAGCGAGTACAACGTTAG
- a CDS encoding bifunctional nuclease family protein, with the protein MMKQHKQAHIIAILYDETQDRPFVLLQVDEISSYISIPIDAFEASSLIMTSESLVTPHPMIHDALAQFLNKHAFKARYVELWGSPLSGYFGCFRYRRLFFQYHLALGPADCLILALRLHLPIYIDISMVSTAQKSIPLHLSNDSGNVQILYLDAHQQFQTFF; encoded by the coding sequence ATGATGAAGCAACACAAGCAGGCTCATATAATTGCCATATTATATGATGAGACTCAAGATAGGCCCTTTGTATTATTACAGGTTGATGAAATAAGTTCGTATATTTCTATTCCTATTGATGCATTTGAAGCTAGCTCCCTCATCATGACCTCTGAATCCTTAGTAACACCTCATCCGATGATTCATGATGCATTGGCCCAGTTTTTAAACAAACATGCGTTCAAAGCTCGTTATGTGGAGCTATGGGGTTCTCCTCTTTCTGGATATTTTGGGTGTTTTCGGTATCGGAGACTTTTTTTTCAATATCATCTTGCCTTGGGTCCTGCAGATTGCCTTATTTTAGCTTTACGATTACATCTACCGATTTACATAGATATTTCAATGGTTTCAACTGCCCAAAAGAGTATACCTCTACATCTGTCGAATGATTCTGGGAATGTTCAAATATTGTATTTAGATGCCCATCAACAATTTCAGACATTTTTTTAG